In Luteitalea sp. TBR-22, one genomic interval encodes:
- a CDS encoding response regulator transcription factor gives MSTIRVVLVDDHETVRQGLALLLNGFPDVEVVGEAGDGRAGVGCAREQQPDVVVMDVAMPGTNGLEATRELKEGNPGIGVVALSRYGDDAYVQELLRAGASGYVLKQSAPGELLNAIRAAAAGQHYLDKTLSARVTGAYVRKHARTAGPEPPSITEREAEVLRQMAWGYSNKDIAARLDLSVKTVEVHKANAMRKLGLRGRIDIVRYALLQGWLREA, from the coding sequence ATGAGCACGATTCGCGTGGTCCTCGTGGACGACCACGAGACGGTGAGGCAGGGGCTCGCGCTGTTGTTGAACGGGTTTCCCGACGTGGAGGTCGTGGGCGAGGCCGGCGACGGGAGGGCCGGCGTCGGGTGCGCACGAGAGCAGCAGCCCGACGTGGTGGTGATGGACGTGGCCATGCCGGGGACCAACGGCCTCGAGGCCACCCGTGAGCTGAAGGAAGGCAATCCGGGCATCGGCGTGGTCGCGCTCTCGCGCTACGGCGACGACGCCTACGTGCAGGAACTGTTGCGCGCCGGTGCGTCGGGCTACGTGCTCAAGCAGAGCGCGCCCGGCGAGTTGCTCAACGCGATCCGTGCCGCGGCGGCCGGTCAGCATTACCTCGACAAGACACTGAGCGCGCGGGTCACCGGCGCCTACGTCCGCAAGCACGCGCGCACCGCCGGGCCCGAGCCGCCGTCGATCACCGAGCGCGAGGCCGAGGTCCTGCGACAGATGGCCTGGGGCTACAGCAACAAGGACATCGCCGCGCGTCTCGACCTGAGCGTCAAGACGGTCGAAGTGCACAAGGCCAACGCGATGCGCAAACTGGGGTTGCGTGGGCGCATCGACATCGTGCGGTACGCGCTGCTCCAGGGCTGGCTGCGCGAGGCCTGA
- a CDS encoding FAD-binding and (Fe-S)-binding domain-containing protein, with amino-acid sequence MNTSVGSAPASLRRALEQVIAPERVLTRPIDIAAWASDASFYRPVPKAVVLAASVDEVRALFRLSHELGLPLTFRASGTSLSGQAVTDGILVEVKRHWRRLEVLDGGARLRVQPGVLGGEANLALRPFGRKIGPDPASLAACALGGILANNASGKCCGVAQNAYHTLDAITFLLPSGTVIDTAQADADARFRSAEPTLATGLLALKAEIEADESLSARIRAKYRMKNTTGYGLNAFLDFSRPVDIFAHLLIGSEGTLAFIPEAVLRTVPDLPHKATGLLLFATIDDACRAIAPLKAAGAKALELMDRASLRAVERQSGVPAELQGLSDGAAGLLVEFQAETPDALTAYRTEAAAVVAGLAGLSFPAPFTDDPRQIAALWRVREGMYPSVGAVRKSGTTVIIEDVAFPLERLGEAVVDLQALFARHGYPEAIIFGHAGDGNLHFVITQSFNDAAAIDQYARFMDDVVALVVGKYDGALKAEHGTGRNMAPFVEAEWGGAALAIMRRLKALADPDGLLNPGVIINDDPRAHLTDLKSLPSVEASIDTCVECGFCERVCPSRDLTLTPRQRILVRRDMVRREQAGESRASLDALWQDYAYAGLDTCAVDGMCATACPVAINTGALVKQFRHARHSPTAEAVGMTVATRFGLAESLVKIGLRLGHVVQGVLGPGAMPAVTRLARRLAGPEVPLWTREMPRPAASLPRTSRADVAAVYLPACVSRVFGHVPGEASTLSLPDALVAVAARAGRPVWIPDDVHGTCCGTPFSSKGLVSGHRQAANDAIERCWTWSQEGRLPIVVDANSCTLGLRECGPALTSENRARLASLRIVDSVAFARQDLLPRLDVTRRAGRVAAHPTCSLAHLGHADDLLALVAACAEHVTLPANAGCCGFAGDRGFLFPELTASATQREAVEVRAAACDDHVSANRMCEVALTSATGRPYRSVIHLLEEATR; translated from the coding sequence ATGAACACGTCCGTCGGCAGTGCCCCCGCATCACTCCGCCGCGCGCTCGAGCAGGTCATCGCCCCCGAGCGCGTGCTCACGCGCCCGATCGACATCGCGGCGTGGGCCTCCGACGCCAGCTTCTATCGCCCTGTCCCGAAGGCCGTCGTTCTCGCGGCCTCGGTGGACGAGGTGCGCGCGCTCTTCCGGCTCTCCCATGAACTCGGCCTGCCGCTGACGTTCCGCGCGTCGGGCACCAGCCTGTCGGGGCAGGCCGTCACCGACGGCATCCTCGTGGAGGTCAAGCGTCACTGGCGTCGCCTCGAGGTGCTCGACGGGGGCGCGCGCCTGCGCGTGCAACCCGGCGTGCTCGGCGGCGAGGCCAACCTCGCGTTGCGGCCGTTCGGGCGCAAGATCGGGCCCGATCCGGCCAGCCTGGCCGCATGCGCGCTCGGCGGCATCCTCGCCAACAACGCCTCGGGCAAGTGCTGCGGCGTCGCGCAGAACGCGTACCACACGCTCGACGCGATCACGTTCCTGTTGCCGTCGGGCACGGTGATCGACACGGCCCAGGCCGACGCCGACGCACGGTTCCGGTCGGCCGAGCCGACGCTGGCCACCGGCCTGCTGGCGCTCAAGGCGGAGATCGAAGCCGACGAGTCCTTGTCGGCGCGCATCCGGGCCAAGTACCGGATGAAGAACACGACCGGGTACGGCCTGAACGCGTTCCTCGACTTCTCGCGTCCGGTCGACATCTTCGCGCACCTGCTCATCGGCTCCGAGGGCACCCTCGCCTTCATCCCGGAGGCCGTGCTCCGGACGGTGCCCGACCTGCCGCACAAGGCCACCGGCCTGCTGCTGTTTGCCACCATCGACGACGCCTGCCGGGCGATCGCGCCGCTCAAGGCGGCGGGCGCGAAGGCCCTCGAACTGATGGATCGGGCGTCGCTGCGCGCCGTCGAGCGCCAGTCGGGCGTGCCGGCGGAGTTGCAGGGCCTGTCGGACGGCGCGGCGGGGCTGCTCGTGGAGTTCCAGGCCGAGACGCCCGACGCGCTCACGGCCTACCGGACGGAGGCCGCCGCGGTCGTGGCCGGGCTCGCCGGCTTGTCCTTCCCGGCACCCTTCACCGACGACCCGCGGCAGATCGCGGCGCTGTGGCGCGTGCGCGAGGGGATGTACCCGTCGGTGGGGGCGGTGCGCAAGAGCGGGACCACGGTGATCATCGAGGACGTCGCCTTCCCGCTCGAGCGCCTCGGCGAGGCGGTCGTCGACCTGCAGGCGCTCTTCGCGCGTCACGGCTACCCCGAGGCGATCATCTTCGGCCACGCCGGCGACGGCAACCTGCACTTCGTCATCACGCAGTCGTTCAACGACGCGGCCGCAATCGATCAGTACGCGCGCTTCATGGACGATGTCGTGGCCCTCGTGGTGGGGAAGTACGACGGAGCGCTGAAGGCCGAGCACGGCACCGGCCGCAACATGGCGCCGTTCGTCGAGGCGGAATGGGGCGGCGCCGCGCTGGCCATCATGCGCCGGCTGAAGGCGCTCGCCGACCCCGACGGCCTGCTGAATCCCGGCGTCATCATCAACGACGACCCGCGCGCGCACCTCACGGATCTCAAGTCGCTGCCGTCGGTCGAGGCGTCGATCGACACCTGCGTCGAGTGTGGCTTCTGCGAGCGCGTCTGCCCGTCGCGCGACCTGACGCTCACGCCACGCCAGCGCATCCTCGTGCGGCGCGACATGGTGCGACGCGAGCAGGCCGGCGAGTCGCGGGCGTCCCTCGACGCCCTCTGGCAGGACTACGCGTACGCGGGGCTCGACACCTGCGCCGTGGACGGCATGTGCGCGACCGCCTGCCCGGTGGCCATCAACACCGGCGCGCTCGTGAAGCAGTTCCGCCACGCCCGGCATTCGCCGACCGCCGAGGCCGTGGGGATGACGGTTGCCACGCGGTTCGGGCTGGCGGAATCCCTGGTGAAGATTGGCCTGCGCCTGGGGCACGTCGTCCAGGGCGTGCTCGGCCCCGGCGCCATGCCGGCCGTCACGCGGCTGGCGCGCCGCCTTGCGGGGCCGGAGGTGCCACTGTGGACGCGCGAGATGCCGCGTCCCGCCGCCTCGCTGCCCCGGACGTCGCGGGCCGACGTCGCCGCCGTCTACCTGCCGGCGTGCGTCTCGCGCGTGTTCGGCCACGTGCCAGGCGAGGCGTCGACGCTCTCACTGCCGGACGCGCTGGTGGCGGTTGCCGCCCGGGCCGGTCGTCCCGTGTGGATTCCTGACGACGTGCACGGGACGTGCTGCGGCACGCCGTTCTCGTCGAAGGGACTGGTCAGCGGGCACCGTCAGGCCGCCAATGACGCCATCGAGCGCTGCTGGACGTGGTCACAGGAGGGGAGGCTGCCCATCGTCGTCGACGCCAACTCGTGCACGCTCGGCCTGCGCGAGTGCGGCCCGGCCCTGACGTCCGAGAACCGCGCCCGCCTGGCCTCGCTGCGCATCGTCGACAGCGTCGCGTTCGCCCGCCAGGACCTGCTGCCGCGCCTCGACGTGACGCGTCGGGCCGGCCGCGTCGCGGCGCACCCGACCTGCTCACTCGCGCACCTCGGCCACGCCGACGACCTACTGGCCCTGGTGGCCGCCTGCGCCGAGCACGTGACCCTGCCCGCCAACGCCGGCTGCTGCGGCTTTGCCGGCGACCGTGGCTTCCTCTTCCCGGAACTCACGGCGAGTGCAACCCAGCGGGAGGCCGTCGAGGTGCGGGCCGCCGCCTGCGACGATCACGTGTCGGCCAACCGGATGTGCGAGGTCGCGCTGACCAGCGCCACGGGACGTCCCTACAGGTCGGTGATCCACCTGCTCGAGGAAGCGACCAGGTAG
- a CDS encoding IS110 family transposase: protein MDHVAIDLGGRESQICVRRPDGTVVEERRLRTQEVPRYLGERPGSRVIVETCSEAFWVADAARAAGHEVRVVPATLAPTLGVGARRMKTDRRDAQVLSEVSCRIDLPSVHIPSAEARAAKTLCGMRDGLVRSRTLLLNTVRGWLRTQGRRLASGSVHTFGARVRAAVGEPLPSYVARQLQLLEHLHAAIADADREVTAWATGDPVARRLLTVPGVGPVTAVRFVAALDDHTRFDGAHAVEAYVGLVPGQDSSGARTRHLGITKAGSRSLRWCLVQAAHCAKRTLKPGPLRDWVDAVQHRRGRQVAVVALARKLTGILYAIWRDGTRFDPHRTNAAPLAG from the coding sequence ATGGACCATGTTGCAATCGATCTCGGCGGAAGGGAATCCCAGATTTGCGTGCGGCGGCCCGACGGGACCGTCGTCGAGGAGCGGCGGCTGCGGACGCAGGAGGTGCCGCGGTACCTGGGCGAGCGGCCCGGCAGCCGAGTGATTGTCGAGACGTGCAGTGAGGCCTTCTGGGTGGCCGACGCGGCACGGGCGGCCGGGCATGAGGTGCGGGTGGTGCCGGCGACCCTGGCGCCGACCCTGGGCGTGGGGGCGCGCCGGATGAAGACGGACCGGCGTGATGCGCAGGTGCTCAGCGAGGTGTCCTGCCGCATCGACCTGCCGTCGGTGCATATCCCGAGCGCCGAGGCGCGGGCGGCCAAGACGCTCTGCGGCATGCGCGACGGGCTGGTGCGCAGTCGCACGCTCCTGCTCAATACCGTGCGCGGCTGGCTGCGGACGCAGGGCCGCCGGCTGGCGAGTGGCAGCGTGCACACCTTCGGGGCGCGCGTCCGCGCCGCGGTAGGCGAGCCCCTCCCGAGCTACGTGGCCCGGCAGCTGCAGCTGCTGGAGCACCTGCATGCCGCCATCGCGGACGCCGACCGCGAGGTGACGGCCTGGGCCACGGGCGACCCGGTCGCGCGCCGCTTGCTGACGGTCCCCGGAGTCGGCCCGGTGACCGCCGTGCGGTTTGTGGCGGCGCTCGACGACCACACGCGCTTCGACGGCGCGCACGCGGTGGAGGCGTATGTCGGGCTGGTGCCCGGCCAGGACTCGAGTGGCGCGCGGACGCGTCACCTGGGGATTACCAAAGCGGGGAGCCGCAGCCTGCGCTGGTGCCTCGTCCAGGCCGCGCACTGCGCGAAACGGACGCTGAAGCCGGGGCCGCTCCGCGACTGGGTCGACGCCGTGCAGCACCGGCGCGGGCGCCAGGTCGCCGTCGTGGCCTTGGCGCGCAAGTTGACCGGCATCCTGTATGCGATCTGGCGGGATGGCACCCGCTTCGACCCGCACCGGACCAACGCCGCGCCGCTGGCCGGGTAA
- a CDS encoding Nramp family divalent metal transporter yields the protein MHHASEGLPSGSGADAATPHPLPPAGCLPPMTVRDMPDPLPLTKILGPSVILAGLGVGSGEYIIWPFITAAVGPAFLWAAAVSVTLQYFMNMEIERYTLVTGETAIAGFVRRWRHWGWIFCLFTLLPNMWPGWATGGVTALTFLMGGGNVGYITVGVMIAIGFALTMSPVVYKTLERAQFFKVGLTLVFLSVAIVAAIKPSAWADLPQAITGFGTLPDATAIPITLLLSALVFAGAGGVNNLAQSNWIRDKGFGMGAYIPRIVSPITGEDVALPTTGVMMRTDAANLARFAVWWKRANVEQLVSFWFICIFSIAMFSLLAHSTIPGQQFASQATLAFIKSEGEVLQQVVAPWFGKFFWVFGAMSLILVALGTVDYIARIVADILRTVYLQGHPYWTESRIYFFAVWAGVVSGSVILLSGMQQPLVLLMTAACLNGLVMVVYGALLIQLNLRGLPPPLRIGGLRLVMLVLATAFYAFFGGWLVIAQVRTFLGV from the coding sequence ATGCACCACGCCTCCGAAGGGCTGCCCTCGGGTTCCGGGGCGGACGCCGCCACGCCGCATCCGCTGCCGCCGGCCGGTTGCCTGCCGCCGATGACGGTGCGCGACATGCCCGATCCGCTGCCGCTCACGAAGATCCTCGGACCGAGCGTGATCCTGGCCGGGCTCGGCGTGGGCTCCGGCGAGTACATCATCTGGCCCTTCATCACGGCCGCGGTCGGCCCCGCGTTCCTGTGGGCGGCGGCCGTCAGCGTCACGCTCCAGTACTTCATGAACATGGAGATCGAGCGCTACACGCTGGTGACCGGGGAGACGGCGATTGCCGGCTTCGTGCGGCGCTGGCGCCACTGGGGCTGGATCTTCTGCCTGTTCACGCTGCTGCCCAACATGTGGCCCGGCTGGGCGACGGGCGGCGTCACGGCGCTGACCTTCCTGATGGGCGGCGGCAACGTCGGCTACATCACGGTTGGCGTGATGATCGCGATCGGCTTCGCGCTCACGATGTCGCCGGTCGTGTACAAGACGCTCGAGCGCGCGCAGTTCTTCAAGGTCGGGCTCACGCTGGTCTTCCTCTCGGTGGCGATCGTCGCGGCCATCAAGCCGTCGGCTTGGGCCGACCTGCCGCAGGCGATCACCGGCTTCGGGACGCTGCCCGACGCGACCGCCATTCCCATCACGCTGCTGCTCAGTGCGCTCGTGTTCGCGGGCGCGGGCGGCGTGAACAACCTCGCGCAGAGCAACTGGATCCGCGACAAGGGATTCGGCATGGGCGCCTACATCCCGCGCATCGTGTCGCCGATCACCGGCGAGGATGTCGCGCTGCCGACAACGGGCGTGATGATGAGGACGGACGCGGCCAACCTGGCGCGGTTCGCCGTGTGGTGGAAGCGCGCCAATGTCGAGCAGCTGGTGAGCTTCTGGTTCATCTGCATCTTCTCGATCGCCATGTTCTCGCTGCTCGCGCACTCGACCATCCCGGGGCAGCAGTTCGCCAGCCAGGCCACGCTCGCCTTCATCAAGTCGGAAGGAGAAGTCCTCCAGCAGGTCGTCGCGCCCTGGTTCGGCAAGTTCTTCTGGGTGTTCGGGGCGATGTCCCTCATCCTCGTGGCGCTCGGCACCGTCGACTACATCGCCCGCATCGTCGCCGACATCCTGCGGACGGTCTACCTGCAGGGGCACCCGTACTGGACCGAGAGCCGCATCTACTTCTTCGCGGTGTGGGCGGGGGTGGTGTCGGGCTCGGTCATCCTGCTGAGCGGCATGCAGCAGCCGCTGGTGCTGCTGATGACGGCCGCGTGCCTGAACGGGCTCGTGATGGTCGTGTACGGCGCCCTGCTCATCCAGTTGAACCTGCGCGGCCTGCCGCCGCCCCTGCGCATCGGCGGCCTGCGCCTGGTGATGCTGGTGCTCGCGACGGCGTTCTACGCCTTCTTCGGCGGCTGGCTGGTCATCGCGCAGGTGCGGACGTTCCTCGGCGTGTAG
- a CDS encoding Gfo/Idh/MocA family protein, protein MSTSRRQFLTRTAAAATTALGAGAMPTEARSATGNGFPAIVPASVLGAQAPSKQITIGAIGVGRISRVHDMPGVWKHAQARIVAACDLDARRVEDARALVNGYYAKATGAPYDGVKGYADYRELLANPDIDAVIISTPDHWHAAIAIAAARAGKHIYLQKPASLTIAEGRALSNEVHKSGVTFQIGSQQRSGVQFHRACELVRNGRIGQVKTVQIGLPGDPSGKDEPEMPVPAHFNYDAWLGSTPKVYYTEARVHPQVGYDRPGWLRCEQFGAGMITGWGAHHLDTAHWGMGTEHTGPVEVWGKAEFPTSGLWNVHGPFRTEARYANGVHMIVSGDFPNGIRFEGTEGWIFVSRGNESVTSSDPGAKLKDAQALAASDPRILDSVIGPDGIHLYESRDHHGNWLECIRSGRQVIAPVEIAHRSCSACLLHHIAMKLPRRLQWDPLHERFVNDDEANAMLSRPQRAPYGLPA, encoded by the coding sequence ATGAGCACGTCGCGTCGCCAGTTCCTCACGCGAACCGCCGCCGCTGCCACGACGGCCCTGGGGGCCGGAGCCATGCCCACCGAAGCGCGCAGCGCGACGGGGAACGGGTTCCCGGCCATCGTGCCGGCCTCCGTGCTCGGCGCGCAGGCGCCCAGCAAGCAGATCACGATCGGCGCGATCGGCGTCGGCCGCATCTCGCGCGTCCACGACATGCCGGGCGTGTGGAAGCACGCCCAGGCCCGCATCGTCGCCGCCTGTGATCTCGATGCCAGGCGCGTGGAGGACGCCCGGGCGCTGGTGAACGGCTACTACGCCAAGGCCACCGGCGCCCCGTACGACGGCGTGAAGGGCTATGCGGACTACCGCGAGCTGCTGGCCAATCCCGACATCGACGCGGTGATCATCAGCACGCCCGACCACTGGCACGCGGCCATCGCCATCGCCGCGGCGCGCGCCGGCAAGCACATCTACCTGCAGAAGCCGGCCTCGCTCACGATCGCCGAGGGCCGGGCGCTGAGCAACGAGGTGCACAAGTCGGGGGTCACGTTCCAGATCGGCAGCCAGCAGCGGTCTGGCGTGCAGTTCCACCGGGCATGCGAGCTGGTGCGCAATGGGCGCATCGGCCAGGTCAAGACGGTGCAGATCGGCCTGCCCGGCGACCCGTCGGGCAAGGATGAGCCCGAGATGCCCGTGCCTGCGCACTTCAACTACGACGCGTGGCTCGGGTCGACGCCGAAGGTGTACTACACCGAGGCCCGCGTGCACCCGCAGGTCGGCTACGACCGCCCCGGCTGGCTGCGCTGCGAGCAGTTCGGCGCCGGCATGATCACGGGCTGGGGCGCGCACCACCTCGACACGGCGCACTGGGGCATGGGCACCGAGCACACGGGGCCGGTGGAGGTGTGGGGGAAGGCCGAGTTCCCGACGTCGGGGCTGTGGAACGTGCACGGGCCGTTCAGAACCGAGGCGCGCTACGCCAACGGCGTGCACATGATCGTCAGCGGCGACTTCCCCAACGGCATCCGCTTCGAGGGCACCGAGGGCTGGATCTTCGTGTCGCGCGGCAATGAATCGGTCACGTCGAGCGACCCGGGCGCGAAGCTGAAGGACGCGCAGGCGCTCGCCGCGAGCGACCCACGCATCCTCGACTCGGTGATCGGACCGGACGGCATCCACCTGTACGAGAGCCGCGACCATCACGGCAACTGGCTCGAGTGCATCCGCAGCGGCCGCCAGGTGATTGCCCCGGTCGAGATCGCGCACCGCTCCTGCAGCGCGTGCCTGCTCCACCACATCGCGATGAAGCTGCCGCGCCGCCTGCAGTGGGATCCCCTGCACGAGCGCTTCGTCAACGACGACGAGGCGAATGCGATGCTGTCGCGTCCGCAGCGCGCGCCGTACGGGTTGCCCGCCTAG
- a CDS encoding Gfo/Idh/MocA family protein — protein sequence MAALSMLPGMAAAGQQPGMAGAATVERQVAQPKWEGPPRLKFGVIGINHGHIMGMSDAVMRGGGELAWVYAREPELVKQFTERYPGVKVARSEAEVLDDASVKLVLSAAIPDERGPIGIRVMKAGKDYIADKPGITSLAQLAEVRKVQAETKRIYSIAYSERFENRATVKAGELVKAGAIGKVLQTIGTGPHRAGYKGRPEWFFDVARYGGILVDIASHQADQFLYFTGSTKAEVVASQAGNVHTPQYPKFQDFGDMMLRGNGGTGYVRVDWFTPDGLPTWGDGRLVILGTEGFIEIRKNVDIAGRPGGSHLFLSDQKETKYIDTTNVELPYGRQIVSDVLDRTDTAMPQAHCFLAMQLVLEAQAKAQSPVMKG from the coding sequence ATGGCCGCCCTTTCGATGCTGCCCGGCATGGCCGCGGCCGGTCAGCAGCCGGGGATGGCCGGCGCGGCGACCGTCGAACGCCAGGTCGCGCAGCCGAAGTGGGAGGGCCCGCCCCGCCTGAAGTTCGGCGTCATCGGCATCAACCACGGCCACATCATGGGCATGTCCGACGCCGTGATGCGCGGCGGCGGCGAGCTCGCCTGGGTGTACGCCAGGGAACCGGAACTGGTGAAGCAGTTCACCGAGCGGTACCCCGGCGTGAAGGTCGCGCGGAGCGAGGCCGAGGTGCTCGACGATGCCTCGGTCAAGCTGGTGCTGAGCGCGGCGATTCCCGACGAGCGCGGACCGATCGGCATTCGGGTGATGAAGGCCGGCAAGGACTACATTGCCGACAAGCCGGGCATCACCTCGCTGGCGCAGCTGGCCGAAGTCCGCAAGGTGCAGGCCGAGACGAAGCGGATCTACTCGATCGCCTACAGCGAGCGCTTCGAGAACCGCGCGACGGTGAAGGCGGGCGAACTGGTGAAGGCGGGCGCCATCGGCAAGGTGCTCCAGACCATCGGCACCGGGCCGCATCGCGCCGGCTACAAGGGGCGCCCCGAGTGGTTCTTCGACGTCGCGCGCTACGGCGGCATCCTCGTCGACATCGCCTCGCACCAGGCCGACCAGTTCCTGTACTTCACCGGCTCGACGAAGGCCGAGGTCGTCGCGTCGCAGGCCGGCAACGTCCACACGCCGCAGTACCCGAAGTTCCAGGACTTCGGCGACATGATGCTGCGCGGCAACGGCGGCACCGGGTACGTGCGTGTCGACTGGTTCACGCCCGACGGCCTGCCGACGTGGGGCGACGGACGTCTCGTGATTCTCGGCACCGAGGGCTTCATCGAGATCCGCAAGAACGTCGACATCGCCGGGCGGCCCGGCGGCAGCCATCTCTTCCTCTCCGATCAGAAGGAGACGAAGTACATCGACACGACCAACGTCGAGCTCCCGTACGGACGGCAGATCGTCAGCGATGTGCTCGACCGCACCGACACCGCGATGCCGCAGGCGCACTGCTTCCTCGCCATGCAGCTCGTGCTGGAGGCGCAGGCCAAGGCGCAGTCGCCGGTGATGAAGGGCTGA
- a CDS encoding SMP-30/gluconolactonase/LRE family protein: MTTRILTVGAPALLVGVSVGALLAQAPATPPSLPTPPSLPYFVGNALGLPIEPTTPGPFAPMSPQVKVYGAIYSAESCAYDPSRNLIIVPNRGVPQNVQQNNAWVSLLNHDGSVHTARWIGVQNAGAPRAALTPPLVLNEPYGSDVANGTLYLADRDGSTSPQDKGVAVIRRFTLATGAPAGETRVPAVEWFNDIAVAADGTVYGTVTGGATDADAATWQVWRIPAQGEASIVVQGAPLKRPNGIAIDGDGNLVVVNMLSPDVLTLSPAGRLLKTAQAAQAGNDGIVILRDGTTYVSSVLNGGVSRLRPGQPATLIAQNIPNAASMCYDAGAHQLVIPMNANNALAFVPLDPK; this comes from the coding sequence ATGACCACTCGCATCCTGACCGTGGGCGCGCCAGCGCTCCTGGTGGGCGTGAGCGTCGGCGCGCTGCTCGCGCAGGCGCCCGCCACCCCGCCCTCCCTGCCCACCCCGCCCTCCCTGCCCTACTTCGTCGGCAACGCCCTGGGGTTGCCGATCGAGCCCACCACGCCTGGCCCCTTCGCGCCGATGTCGCCGCAGGTGAAGGTGTACGGGGCCATCTACTCCGCCGAGAGCTGCGCCTACGACCCGAGCCGCAACCTGATCATCGTGCCCAATCGCGGCGTGCCCCAGAACGTGCAGCAGAACAACGCGTGGGTGTCGCTGCTCAATCACGACGGGTCGGTGCACACGGCGCGGTGGATCGGCGTGCAGAACGCCGGCGCGCCGCGGGCGGCCCTCACGCCGCCGCTGGTGCTGAACGAGCCCTACGGCAGCGACGTCGCCAACGGCACGCTCTACCTCGCCGATCGCGACGGGAGCACGAGCCCGCAGGACAAGGGGGTGGCGGTGATCCGCCGCTTCACGCTGGCCACGGGCGCGCCGGCCGGCGAGACCCGCGTGCCGGCGGTCGAGTGGTTCAACGACATCGCCGTGGCGGCCGACGGCACCGTGTACGGCACGGTCACGGGCGGGGCCACCGACGCGGACGCCGCGACGTGGCAGGTGTGGCGCATCCCCGCGCAGGGCGAGGCCAGCATCGTCGTGCAGGGCGCGCCGCTGAAGCGGCCCAACGGGATTGCCATCGATGGTGACGGCAACCTGGTGGTCGTCAACATGCTGTCGCCCGACGTGCTGACGCTGTCGCCCGCGGGGCGCCTCCTGAAGACCGCGCAGGCGGCCCAGGCCGGCAACGACGGGATCGTCATCCTGCGCGACGGCACCACGTACGTGAGCAGCGTGCTCAACGGCGGCGTCTCGCGGCTCCGCCCCGGGCAGCCGGCGACGCTGATCGCGCAGAACATCCCCAATGCCGCGTCGATGTGCTACGACGCCGGCGCCCACCAGCTCGTGATTCCGATGAATGCCAACAACGCGCTGGCGTTCGTGCCGCTCGACCCGAAGTAG